The following proteins are encoded in a genomic region of Magallana gigas chromosome 1, xbMagGiga1.1, whole genome shotgun sequence:
- the LOC136274067 gene encoding uncharacterized protein → MLLFTVRGIVVPLSSCLRQSDHSSVSGNVDTDPNYVVGSTTGIRNCFVNSCQPSTKRNQILTTLGLNSVRKLLTLNACLVPSTSSVLCYPVNNSIVSKRVMQQQVQKTAPIYITLTPNPPVDIIKYGCQT, encoded by the exons ATGCTGTTGTTCACGGTGAGAGGTATCGTGGTCCCGTTGTCAAGTTGTTTGAGACAATCGGACCACAGCAGTGTGTCCGGGAATGTAGACACAGACCCAAACTATGTCGTGGGGTCAACTACCGGAATCAGGAACTGCTTTGTGAACTCGTGTCAGCCATCAACGAAACGGAACCAAATTCTGACTACGTTAGGATTGAACTCGGTCAG GAAATTGTTAACACTGAATGCCTGTCTTGTTCCATCGACGAGCTCTGTGTTATGTTATCCAGTAAACAATTCCATTGTATCAAAG AGGGTAATGCAGCAACAGGTCCAAAAGACTGCACCTATATATATAACTCTAACACCCAATCCCCCAGTGGACATTATCAAGTATGGCTGCCAAACTTAG